A single genomic interval of Bradyrhizobium sp. sBnM-33 harbors:
- a CDS encoding phasin has translation MTEPKLEVPAELRELAERTIDQAEKAFGMFFDAAGKSMTSMPGAGTEMSRQALSFTEQNMKAAFEHARKLVHATDLQEAMRIQSEFLRSQFTTAGEHMRQITGGVISAAKDSTKSKV, from the coding sequence ATGACTGAACCGAAACTTGAAGTCCCGGCCGAGCTGCGCGAGCTGGCCGAGAGAACCATCGATCAGGCAGAAAAAGCGTTCGGCATGTTCTTCGATGCCGCCGGAAAATCCATGACGTCTATGCCGGGTGCGGGTACGGAAATGTCCAGGCAGGCGCTGTCGTTCACCGAACAGAATATGAAGGCTGCATTCGAGCACGCCCGCAAGCTGGTTCATGCGACCGATCTTCAGGAAGCGATGCGGATCCAGTCCGAATTCCTGCGCAGCCAGTTCACCACCGCCGGCGAACATATGCGACAAATCACTGGCGGCGTCATATCGGCCGCAAAGGATTCGACAAAGAGCAAGGTCTGA
- a CDS encoding winged helix-turn-helix domain-containing tetratricopeptide repeat protein, protein MQPQVFDLLVHLLKHRDRVVSRGDLIALVWGGRIVSDSTLDSRINAARNAIGDNGKEQRLIRTIPRKGIRFVGDVNGPCDARATLPKEAEQPRARLALPDRPAIAVLPFDNMSGDREQEYFSDGISEDIITALSKLRWFFVIARNSSFTYKGKPVHMRQVAAELGVRYVVEGSVRRSGDRVRITAQLNDTATGSHIWAEHYDRDLIDIFAVQDEITDAIVAAIEPQIYAAENFRSRRKPPNSIDAWDLVMRALSHHWRVTRPDSLAAQALLERAIAIDPNYGQALALFATNHMFGVHLGWTDLATAAPVAEQAALAAIAADSEDAWAHTALGSVYFSTRRLDHSLAKFELALQLNPNFSLAQGYYALALSYTGRWMKAYAATQRAMRQSPRDPSSAIYYGVAAYAQFVGRNYQEAITLAREATRQRGDLTGAYRVLTVAAGMTGQIELARAALQELRRTQPNISLAWIATQLPWKLDADREHYLEGFRRAGLE, encoded by the coding sequence ATGCAGCCGCAAGTATTCGACTTGTTGGTTCACCTATTGAAACACCGTGATCGCGTGGTCAGCCGGGGTGATCTCATTGCGCTGGTGTGGGGTGGGCGGATCGTCTCGGACTCCACGCTGGACAGCCGGATCAACGCTGCCCGCAATGCGATCGGCGACAACGGAAAGGAACAGAGACTCATCCGCACCATTCCACGCAAAGGGATTCGCTTCGTCGGCGACGTGAATGGGCCGTGCGATGCACGAGCCACATTGCCGAAAGAAGCAGAACAACCACGTGCGAGGCTCGCGCTGCCCGATCGGCCGGCGATAGCCGTACTGCCGTTCGACAATATGAGCGGCGACCGGGAGCAGGAGTACTTCTCCGACGGGATTAGCGAGGACATCATCACCGCACTTTCGAAATTACGCTGGTTCTTCGTGATCGCGCGCAATTCGTCATTCACCTACAAGGGTAAGCCGGTGCATATGAGGCAGGTCGCTGCCGAGCTTGGCGTGCGCTATGTGGTCGAAGGCAGTGTGAGAAGAAGCGGCGATCGCGTACGTATTACCGCTCAGCTTAACGACACGGCAACCGGCAGTCACATCTGGGCGGAGCACTACGATCGGGACCTGATCGATATATTCGCCGTACAGGACGAGATCACGGATGCTATCGTTGCCGCGATCGAGCCGCAGATCTACGCGGCGGAGAACTTTCGCAGCCGGCGCAAGCCGCCCAACAGCATCGATGCATGGGACCTGGTGATGCGGGCGTTGTCGCATCACTGGCGTGTAACGCGACCCGACAGCCTCGCCGCGCAAGCGCTGCTGGAACGCGCCATTGCGATCGATCCGAACTACGGCCAGGCATTGGCCCTGTTCGCGACCAACCACATGTTCGGCGTGCATCTGGGCTGGACGGACCTTGCAACCGCTGCACCCGTCGCGGAACAAGCAGCATTGGCGGCGATTGCCGCCGACAGCGAGGATGCCTGGGCCCATACGGCCCTCGGCAGCGTGTATTTCTCCACGCGCCGACTCGACCATTCGCTGGCCAAGTTCGAACTGGCGCTCCAGCTCAACCCGAACTTCTCCCTCGCGCAGGGATATTACGCCCTGGCACTGTCTTATACCGGGCGATGGATGAAGGCATATGCGGCGACGCAACGCGCGATGCGCCAGAGTCCCCGCGATCCTTCTTCGGCGATCTATTACGGCGTTGCCGCTTACGCCCAGTTTGTAGGACGGAACTATCAGGAAGCCATCACACTGGCACGCGAGGCGACGCGTCAGCGTGGCGACCTCACCGGCGCCTATCGGGTGCTCACGGTCGCCGCCGGCATGACCGGCCAGATCGAACTCGCGCGCGCTGCGCTTCAGGAATTGCGCCGGACTCAGCCGAATATCTCGCTCGCCTGGATCGCGACGCAGTTACCCTGGAAGCTCGACGCTGATCGCGAGCACTATCTCGAAGGCTTTCGCCGCGCCGGATTGGAATGA
- a CDS encoding alpha-hydroxy acid oxidase yields MNDGTPIRSARNVELGASGEEFQNLHEFIRKARARLNQNAWDYIVGASETETTMRRNRMALDEIAFRPRVLRNVVDVDPSTEVFGRRLRLPVMIAPVGALEIFDPDSGAAVARGAGQFGAAHMLSSVSEPGLEATAKAAPGALRIYQLYVRGDDAFVEDVVSRTIENGYAAFCLTVDTAHYSRRERDIAKRYVRESRIRATGGDFQKGLEWRTVKLIKDKYKIPLVIKGIATAEDAAIALDHGVDWIYVSNHGGRQLDHGRGAMHVLLEIVDAVSGRARIMVDGSFCRGTDIVKAIASGADLVGIGRLQCWALAAAGEAGIVRMLELLEDEVIRCLGLLGVTRLAELDKSYLHAATATNPPSVFSAFPLLDIEPYRY; encoded by the coding sequence ATGAACGACGGGACCCCCATACGGTCGGCGAGGAATGTCGAACTCGGCGCCAGCGGCGAAGAATTCCAGAATCTCCACGAATTCATCCGGAAAGCGCGCGCTCGCCTCAACCAGAACGCATGGGACTATATCGTCGGGGCCTCCGAAACGGAGACCACCATGCGCCGCAACCGCATGGCGCTCGATGAGATTGCATTTCGGCCGCGGGTACTGCGCAATGTCGTCGACGTCGACCCCTCGACCGAAGTATTCGGCCGCCGCCTGCGTTTGCCTGTCATGATTGCGCCGGTCGGCGCGCTCGAGATTTTCGATCCCGATTCAGGCGCTGCCGTCGCGCGCGGAGCCGGGCAGTTCGGCGCCGCTCACATGCTGAGTTCGGTGTCCGAACCGGGGCTGGAGGCGACGGCCAAAGCCGCACCCGGCGCGTTGCGCATCTATCAGCTCTATGTCCGCGGCGACGACGCCTTTGTCGAAGACGTTGTCAGCCGCACGATCGAGAATGGCTATGCCGCGTTCTGCCTGACCGTTGATACTGCGCATTACAGCCGGCGCGAGCGCGACATTGCCAAGCGATACGTCCGCGAAAGCCGTATCCGGGCCACTGGCGGCGACTTCCAGAAAGGGCTAGAATGGCGCACGGTGAAGCTGATCAAGGACAAATATAAAATTCCGCTGGTGATCAAAGGCATCGCCACCGCGGAAGACGCTGCCATCGCGCTCGACCATGGCGTGGACTGGATCTATGTGTCGAACCATGGCGGCCGCCAGCTCGACCACGGACGCGGCGCGATGCACGTCTTGCTGGAAATCGTCGACGCGGTTTCCGGTCGCGCCAGGATTATGGTTGACGGTTCGTTCTGCCGCGGTACCGACATCGTAAAGGCGATTGCCTCCGGCGCCGATCTGGTCGGCATCGGCCGTCTGCAATGCTGGGCTCTCGCGGCCGCAGGCGAGGCCGGCATCGTGCGGATGCTTGAATTACTGGAAGACGAAGTGATCCGATGCCTCGGGCTGCTCGGCGTCACCCGCTTGGCTGAGCTCGACAAGTCCTATCTGCATGCGGCGACGGCGACAAATCCGCCCAGTGTGTTCAGCGCCTTTCCGTTGCTGGATATCGAGCCCTATCGCTATTGA
- a CDS encoding CaiB/BaiF CoA transferase family protein has protein sequence MTVRPQLPERTPRVNGEPTALDGLLVVDFTRVVAGPACTQTLADFGAEVIKIENPDGGDDTRHYEHAEIGGESAAFLSLNRNKRGITLDFNNPAALEVARELIAKADVVVENFSGGVMKKFGLDYASVAPINPRLIYCSISAYGRKGEFALRPGFDPITQAESGFMSLNGFPDGEPVRTGPPIVDMATGMSACNAILLALIARDQLGRGQQVEVALIDTAVSMTGFYGMAYLISGVNPGRFGNSPNGSPTVGVYQASDGPLYMACANDRLYRRLVVDVLARPDLVTDPRFAHRKNRTANREELRAIIASVFASDSLENWMAKMKKANIPVGYLRTVEEGFNAPEVRDRHRLSRIPHPTAGAVPNIETPLQMSLTPTVDPVAAPLLGEHTREVLQKTLGYDERRIAALAEAGAFGKTGNTA, from the coding sequence ATGACTGTCAGACCGCAATTGCCGGAGCGAACGCCGCGCGTGAACGGCGAACCGACCGCGCTGGATGGTCTGCTGGTCGTCGACTTCACCAGAGTCGTTGCCGGTCCGGCCTGCACGCAAACGCTGGCCGATTTCGGCGCCGAAGTGATCAAGATCGAAAACCCGGACGGCGGTGACGATACCCGCCACTATGAACATGCGGAAATCGGCGGCGAGAGCGCGGCCTTCCTCAGCCTCAATCGCAACAAGCGCGGCATCACGCTCGATTTCAACAATCCTGCGGCGCTCGAAGTCGCCCGCGAACTGATCGCGAAGGCGGATGTCGTGGTGGAGAATTTCTCCGGCGGCGTGATGAAGAAGTTCGGTCTCGACTATGCTTCCGTCGCGCCGATCAATCCGCGGCTGATCTATTGCTCGATCTCGGCCTATGGCCGCAAGGGTGAGTTCGCGTTGCGTCCGGGCTTCGATCCGATCACGCAGGCCGAGAGCGGCTTCATGTCGCTGAACGGCTTTCCGGATGGCGAGCCGGTGCGGACCGGTCCGCCGATCGTCGATATGGCGACGGGCATGTCGGCATGCAATGCGATCCTGCTGGCGCTGATCGCCCGCGACCAGCTCGGGCGTGGCCAGCAGGTCGAGGTCGCGCTGATCGACACCGCCGTGTCGATGACCGGTTTCTATGGCATGGCCTACCTGATCAGCGGCGTGAATCCGGGCCGCTTCGGGAATTCGCCGAACGGCTCGCCCACCGTCGGCGTCTACCAGGCATCCGATGGACCGCTTTACATGGCCTGCGCCAACGATCGCTTATACCGCCGGCTCGTGGTAGATGTGCTCGCTCGGCCGGACCTCGTTACCGATCCCCGCTTCGCGCATCGGAAAAACCGAACCGCCAACAGGGAAGAGTTGCGGGCCATCATCGCCAGCGTCTTTGCCAGTGACAGCCTTGAGAACTGGATGGCGAAGATGAAGAAGGCCAACATACCGGTCGGCTATCTGCGCACGGTTGAGGAAGGATTCAACGCGCCGGAAGTGCGCGACCGGCATCGCCTCAGCCGGATCCCGCATCCGACCGCGGGTGCCGTCCCCAATATTGAAACGCCGTTGCAGATGAGCTTGACGCCGACTGTCGATCCCGTGGCGGCGCCGCTGCTGGGCGAGCATACCAGGGAGGTGCTCCAAAAAACGCTCGGATATGATGAGCGGCGTATCGCGGCTCTGGCCGAGGCGGGGGCTTTCGGGAAAACCGGGAATACGGCCTAG
- the mddA gene encoding methanethiol S-methyltransferase, whose amino-acid sequence MTETQTLSPAMPGNRVLRFTAFLFGGVAYLTFLFTILYAIGFVSGLAVPKAIDTGAKSGTFEAIIVNLGLMSLFAIQHSAMARKSFKHWWTQFIPRSVERSTYVLCASLTLLLLFWQWRSMPAVIWNIQEPEMAMVIATLSFVGWVIVFTSTFLINHFELFGLHQVANNLVGRDMPAPVFRTPFFYRFVRHPIYLGFIIAFWAAPTMTAGHLLFAAVTTAYIFVGIMLEERDLVAMFGEEYLRYRERVSMLFPWRRSS is encoded by the coding sequence ATGACGGAGACTCAAACCCTCAGCCCGGCGATGCCGGGCAATCGAGTGCTAAGATTCACTGCATTTCTGTTCGGAGGTGTGGCCTATCTCACATTTCTGTTCACGATTCTGTACGCCATCGGATTCGTCTCCGGCCTCGCGGTGCCGAAGGCGATCGACACCGGCGCGAAATCGGGGACTTTCGAGGCGATTATCGTCAATCTCGGGCTGATGTCGTTATTTGCCATTCAACATAGCGCCATGGCGCGCAAATCGTTCAAACACTGGTGGACGCAGTTTATTCCGAGGTCTGTCGAACGCAGCACCTATGTGCTGTGTGCAAGCCTGACGCTTCTGTTGCTGTTCTGGCAATGGCGTTCGATGCCGGCCGTCATCTGGAATATCCAAGAGCCAGAAATGGCCATGGTGATCGCGACGCTGTCATTCGTCGGTTGGGTGATCGTGTTCACGAGCACCTTCCTGATCAATCATTTCGAACTGTTCGGATTGCATCAGGTCGCCAACAATCTCGTCGGCCGCGACATGCCTGCACCGGTCTTTCGGACGCCGTTCTTCTACCGCTTTGTCCGGCACCCGATCTATCTCGGTTTCATCATCGCCTTCTGGGCGGCTCCGACGATGACCGCTGGGCATCTGCTGTTTGCGGCGGTGACAACGGCTTACATCTTCGTCGGCATCATGTTGGAGGAGCGCGATCTTGTCGCCATGTTCGGCGAGGAGTATCTCCGGTACCGGGAGCGGGTTTCGATGCTGTTCCCCTGGCGCAGATCTAGCTGA
- a CDS encoding IS110 family transposase, with translation MKHYVGLDVSLKETAICVVDENGVVIREGKTFSEPEAIVAWLNESGLPLAKVGIEIGGLARWLYGELRAAGLHAVCIDPRRLRGVTRTMPIKTDRNDARAIAQVMRVGWYTVVHIKGDVSQELRMLLNNRKTLLIKQIDIENEIRGVLRVFGLKLSGRISQVTFEQQTNELTDGHPRLAAMLRPMLVARAALREQYGVLHKMVLEIVRREPTCQRLMTIPGVGALTAITFLTTIDDPDRFQRSRDVGAHLGLTPRKYASGETDRNGAISRCGDVMLRTILYQAALALLTRTQRWSALKAWGVRVAKRRGLRRAVVAVARKLAIVMHRIWADGSEFRWTREEATA, from the coding sequence ATGAAGCACTATGTCGGTCTGGATGTTTCGCTAAAGGAGACGGCTATCTGTGTTGTGGACGAGAATGGCGTCGTCATTCGCGAGGGCAAAACATTTTCGGAACCGGAGGCTATTGTTGCCTGGCTCAACGAAAGCGGATTGCCCCTTGCCAAGGTCGGGATTGAGATTGGTGGTCTCGCTCGTTGGCTGTACGGCGAACTGCGTGCTGCCGGCTTACACGCAGTCTGCATCGATCCCCGAAGACTGCGCGGCGTGACTAGGACGATGCCGATTAAGACCGATCGAAACGACGCTCGCGCTATTGCGCAGGTAATGCGGGTCGGCTGGTACACCGTTGTTCATATCAAGGGTGACGTGAGCCAGGAGCTACGAATGCTTCTCAATAATCGCAAGACGCTTTTGATTAAGCAGATCGATATCGAGAATGAAATTCGGGGCGTCTTACGCGTCTTCGGCTTAAAGCTGTCTGGTCGTATATCTCAAGTAACGTTTGAGCAGCAAACGAATGAACTCACAGATGGCCATCCACGACTCGCGGCGATGCTGCGCCCAATGCTTGTGGCTCGAGCCGCGCTGCGTGAACAGTACGGCGTCCTACACAAGATGGTACTTGAAATAGTACGCCGCGAACCGACATGCCAGCGGCTCATGACGATACCAGGCGTAGGCGCACTGACGGCAATCACTTTTCTAACAACTATTGATGACCCGGATCGCTTTCAACGCTCCCGCGATGTTGGCGCGCATCTTGGCCTTACGCCACGCAAATACGCATCTGGCGAAACCGATCGGAATGGCGCTATTTCGAGGTGCGGCGATGTGATGCTCAGGACCATACTTTATCAGGCAGCGCTTGCACTTCTAACCCGCACCCAGCGTTGGTCTGCATTGAAAGCCTGGGGTGTAAGGGTGGCCAAGCGACGCGGTCTTCGCCGAGCAGTCGTGGCGGTCGCGCGAAAATTAGCGATCGTGATGCATCGGATCTGGGCAGATGGAAGCGAGTTCCGATGGACCCGCGAGGAGGCGACCGCATGA
- a CDS encoding GFA family protein: MKHTGSCFCGAVEVQVTGAPEGMGYCHCRSCRSWSGGPVNAFTLWKPEAVRITAGAQHVATFEKTPMSQRKYCAECGGHLMTNHPTLGLVDVFAATLPTLPFTPGVHVNYAETVLPMRDGLPKLKDFPAELGGSGEMIAE, translated from the coding sequence ATGAAGCATACTGGAAGCTGTTTTTGCGGTGCGGTCGAGGTCCAGGTCACGGGTGCACCGGAAGGAATGGGTTATTGCCATTGCCGTTCCTGCCGCTCATGGTCCGGCGGACCGGTGAACGCGTTCACCCTGTGGAAGCCGGAAGCGGTACGGATCACGGCGGGGGCGCAACACGTTGCGACGTTCGAGAAGACGCCGATGAGCCAGCGCAAGTACTGTGCGGAGTGCGGTGGTCATCTGATGACCAATCATCCGACGCTCGGGCTGGTCGATGTCTTCGCCGCAACGCTTCCGACACTGCCGTTCACGCCCGGGGTGCACGTCAACTACGCCGAGACGGTGCTGCCGATGCGGGACGGACTGCCCAAACTGAAGGACTTTCCCGCCGAGCTTGGCGGCTCCGGTGAAATGATTGCCGAGTAG